One stretch of Thermococcus sp. DNA includes these proteins:
- a CDS encoding ATPase domain-containing protein, translating to MYVGELLKSLDKVSTGVPGLDDLIGGGFIPGRVYLIIGPPGSGKTTFGIQFLVEGAKNGEKGLFVSLLEHPKIITQDMLRYNFGLLTHLQSKRILFYDMGESIFGAGRRFTWSEILENILHIIEAEDVKRVVIDSFTSLEYSVLDPEHKRMALGRFIRKLHERGVTCLIIAEMMNSETYTEDYYLSDGVIVLHHFMRNYQMVRALQVLKMHGVAHDSNLKKLRFTEEGLKVYPEAPF from the coding sequence ATGTACGTGGGAGAACTCCTCAAGAGCCTTGACAAGGTTTCAACTGGCGTTCCGGGACTTGACGATCTCATCGGTGGGGGATTCATCCCGGGCAGGGTTTACCTTATAATCGGCCCCCCCGGAAGCGGGAAGACGACCTTTGGAATTCAGTTTCTTGTTGAGGGTGCTAAAAACGGCGAGAAGGGACTGTTCGTGTCCCTTCTGGAGCATCCAAAGATAATAACCCAGGACATGCTGAGGTACAACTTTGGTCTCCTTACCCATCTCCAGTCGAAGAGGATACTCTTCTACGACATGGGAGAGAGCATCTTTGGCGCTGGAAGGAGGTTCACCTGGAGCGAGATACTTGAGAACATCCTCCACATCATCGAGGCGGAGGACGTCAAGAGGGTCGTCATAGACTCTTTCACCTCGCTGGAGTACTCGGTCCTTGACCCCGAGCACAAGAGGATGGCCCTGGGCAGGTTCATAAGAAAGCTCCACGAGAGGGGGGTCACGTGCCTCATAATAGCCGAGATGATGAACTCGGAAACCTACACTGAGGATTACTATCTCTCCGACGGCGTTATAGTCCTCCACCACTTCATGAGGAACTATCAAATGGTGCGGGCCCTGCAGGTTCTGAAGATGCACGGTGTTGCCCACGACAGCAACCTCAAGAAGCTCCGCTTCACTGAGGAGGGGCTCAAGGTCTATCCTGAGGCACCGTTCTGA
- a CDS encoding DUF4910 domain-containing protein yields the protein MKRFLKEAEVFDSSKVLHYIAEISQFHRIQGSKELPEAVRFIREELRIWGVNTELYEEFYDGKSWFLTLKSPIAWDLVHGKVEVLDKTLTTSQSPLVVMAHSPGGKAVGEVVHIARGEDWENAGGKIVLVGKDWRDAYRRANEAGAAGFIAYREGTGEAIPYIGLFLTKDDLGWARIPAVAIPESLARAIIGKLNSGESVEARIEVEVQVNERQVLPILYAEIGKEPFILFTAHICHPKPGANDNASGSAMLMELARVLGRLYDDSFRFGFAFLWIPEYYGTQAFVKRYAELEKYYAVINLDMVAGSEDRAGSTVMLVRTPLSRFSVVSGLLEYFLGLSNAAGKSFSGSPMPRLKLKSYPYEMGSDHDVFNFFGVPSVMPITWPDRFYHSSEDTVEKVSKVSIEVIGRAVLATALALAKAPEEELQRFARGYAMKYLGELSMERDTENAEKLVMMGLARDSRFLGIESGHPFEKRPWMRWVRKGRVSGELIKSIDEGAYEEFRRLTKDRKILVHLHELLMLGELLPKEESMHALKEEFGDVEEEKLERLLALMEKTGIIEKL from the coding sequence ATGAAGCGCTTTTTAAAAGAAGCCGAGGTTTTTGATTCCTCGAAGGTTCTCCACTACATAGCCGAGATAAGCCAGTTCCACAGGATACAGGGTTCGAAAGAACTTCCGGAGGCGGTTCGCTTCATCAGGGAGGAGCTGAGGATATGGGGGGTTAATACGGAGCTCTACGAGGAGTTCTACGACGGCAAAAGCTGGTTCCTGACCCTCAAGTCCCCCATCGCGTGGGACTTAGTTCATGGGAAGGTTGAGGTTCTGGATAAGACTCTAACCACCTCTCAAAGTCCCCTCGTCGTCATGGCGCACTCTCCGGGCGGAAAGGCTGTGGGTGAAGTGGTTCACATAGCCCGCGGGGAGGACTGGGAGAACGCAGGGGGAAAGATAGTCCTGGTTGGTAAGGACTGGCGCGACGCCTACAGGAGGGCCAATGAGGCCGGGGCGGCGGGATTCATAGCCTACCGTGAGGGGACTGGAGAGGCCATACCGTACATCGGCCTGTTCCTTACCAAGGACGACCTTGGGTGGGCAAGAATCCCGGCCGTTGCCATCCCCGAAAGCCTGGCAAGGGCCATAATAGGGAAACTTAACTCAGGGGAGAGTGTTGAGGCCAGGATCGAGGTCGAGGTCCAGGTAAACGAGCGTCAGGTTCTTCCGATTCTCTACGCCGAGATAGGCAAGGAGCCGTTCATCCTCTTCACCGCCCACATCTGCCATCCGAAGCCCGGCGCCAACGACAACGCCAGCGGGAGTGCGATGCTTATGGAGCTGGCGAGGGTTCTCGGCAGGCTCTACGACGACTCGTTCCGCTTCGGCTTTGCCTTCCTCTGGATTCCGGAGTACTACGGAACCCAGGCCTTCGTGAAGAGGTACGCCGAACTTGAGAAGTACTACGCGGTCATAAACCTCGACATGGTGGCTGGGAGTGAGGACAGGGCCGGCTCAACGGTGATGCTCGTAAGAACCCCACTGTCGAGATTCTCGGTGGTCTCGGGGCTTCTTGAGTACTTTCTTGGGCTTTCAAACGCCGCTGGAAAGAGCTTCTCGGGAAGCCCGATGCCGCGCTTGAAGCTCAAGAGCTATCCCTACGAGATGGGCAGCGACCACGACGTTTTCAACTTCTTCGGAGTCCCCTCCGTGATGCCCATCACCTGGCCGGACAGGTTCTACCACTCCAGCGAGGACACCGTTGAAAAGGTGAGCAAAGTCAGCATAGAGGTCATCGGCAGGGCGGTTCTGGCCACCGCTCTGGCACTTGCCAAGGCGCCTGAAGAGGAACTCCAGCGCTTTGCGCGCGGCTACGCCATGAAGTACCTCGGTGAACTCTCCATGGAGAGGGACACGGAAAACGCGGAAAAGCTTGTGATGATGGGCCTGGCCAGGGATTCGCGCTTCCTTGGTATCGAGAGCGGGCATCCATTTGAGAAAAGGCCGTGGATGAGGTGGGTGCGGAAGGGCAGGGTCTCGGGCGAGCTCATAAAGAGCATCGATGAGGGGGCCTATGAGGAATTCAGGAGGCTGACAAAGGACAGAAAGATACTCGTGCACCTCCACGAGCTCCTGATGCTCGGTGAACTCCTCCCAAAGGAGGAATCCATGCATGCACTAAAGGAAGAGTTCGGGGATGTTGAAGAAGAGAAGCTCGAAAGACTCCTGGCCCTGATGGAGAAGACGGGGATTATAGAAAAGCTCTAG
- a CDS encoding transcriptional regulator — MSDVYERLEALLRSLGVKKTELRIYRLLLEKSEPMRITEIQRELGISERSVREHVLSLYRKGILKRKLIEQGWLGYVYTAVSPSEVLESIKENLIKRINEIEKELKNTSKQRN; from the coding sequence ATGAGCGACGTCTACGAGAGGCTTGAGGCACTGCTTCGTTCGCTTGGTGTTAAGAAGACGGAGCTGAGGATATATCGCCTCCTACTTGAGAAGAGCGAGCCCATGAGGATAACTGAGATACAGAGGGAACTCGGCATAAGCGAGCGCTCGGTTAGGGAGCACGTCCTGAGCCTGTACCGCAAGGGGATACTCAAGAGAAAACTCATCGAGCAGGGATGGCTGGGCTACGTCTACACCGCTGTCTCACCGAGCGAGGTTCTCGAAAGCATCAAGGAGAACCTGATAAAGAGGATAAACGAAATCGAAAAGGAGCTCAAGAACACCTCCAAGCAGAGGAACTAG
- a CDS encoding metallophosphoesterase — protein sequence MYSFEAFERLSMEIETSRGRTLLIADPHIGFELSRGLRIRTHFEERLAEFIVEKDPDLLVILGDLKEPIGLSFTMKRLLMGFFSDLRGIPTMITKGNHDGRIEEVAGKFPHVEVVEHALMDGLIFLHGHTNLPDVEFSEGYLGHIHPAYTFKSGGASRKTKIFFRVGRFLILPTINPFIEGFDVRQGIKMIPFLKDSREGEAFLPEGIYLGRVPL from the coding sequence ATGTACTCTTTTGAAGCCTTCGAGCGGCTCTCAATGGAGATTGAGACTTCCCGGGGGAGGACTCTTCTAATAGCAGATCCCCACATCGGCTTTGAGCTCTCACGGGGATTGAGGATACGGACTCACTTTGAGGAGAGGCTCGCAGAGTTCATAGTCGAAAAAGACCCGGACCTGCTCGTTATCCTCGGGGACCTCAAGGAACCGATAGGCCTGAGCTTCACGATGAAGCGCCTTCTCATGGGTTTCTTCTCGGATCTCCGGGGGATACCCACGATGATTACCAAGGGGAACCATGACGGCAGGATTGAGGAGGTTGCCGGGAAGTTCCCCCATGTCGAGGTTGTTGAGCACGCGCTTATGGATGGCTTGATATTCCTCCACGGGCATACAAACCTGCCCGACGTTGAGTTTTCGGAGGGCTACCTGGGGCACATACATCCCGCGTACACGTTCAAGAGCGGAGGGGCATCCAGGAAGACCAAGATCTTCTTCCGGGTGGGAAGGTTTCTCATTCTCCCCACGATCAACCCCTTCATCGAGGGCTTTGATGTGAGGCAGGGAATAAAGATGATACCCTTTCTGAAGGATTCCAGGGAGGGTGAAGCTTTCCTGCCTGAAGGCATTTACTTGGGGCGCGTTCCACTCTAG
- a CDS encoding nitrilase, which produces MKVAYVQMEPVLLEPEVNYSRAEEMIREAVDRGAKLVVLPELFDTGYNFESRSEVEEVAGEIPDGPTTRFLAELSRELDVFIVAGTAEKDEKGRLYNSAVMTGPIGSGYIGKYRKVHLFYREKLFFEPGNLGFHVFNIGIAKVGVMICFDWFFPESARTLALKGADIIAHPSNLVMPYAPRAMPIRALENRVYTITANRIGEERGLRFIGKSTIASPRAEVLAVGSEDKEEVAVVEVDLELARDKRLNDINDIFRDRRPEFYSL; this is translated from the coding sequence ATGAAGGTGGCATACGTCCAGATGGAGCCGGTTCTCCTTGAGCCCGAGGTGAACTACTCCAGGGCAGAGGAGATGATTCGCGAGGCCGTGGATAGGGGGGCCAAACTCGTGGTTTTGCCGGAGCTCTTTGATACCGGCTACAACTTCGAGAGCAGGAGTGAGGTCGAGGAAGTGGCCGGGGAGATACCGGACGGCCCCACTACGCGGTTTCTGGCCGAGCTTTCACGTGAACTTGACGTGTTCATAGTTGCCGGGACGGCCGAAAAGGACGAGAAGGGCAGGCTCTACAACTCCGCCGTGATGACGGGCCCGATAGGTAGCGGCTACATAGGTAAGTACCGCAAGGTTCACCTGTTCTACCGGGAGAAGCTCTTCTTTGAGCCGGGCAACCTCGGCTTTCACGTCTTCAATATCGGCATCGCCAAGGTTGGGGTGATGATATGTTTTGACTGGTTCTTCCCGGAATCTGCCAGAACCCTTGCCCTGAAGGGGGCTGACATCATAGCTCACCCGAGCAACCTCGTGATGCCCTACGCCCCGAGGGCGATGCCGATCAGAGCTCTGGAGAACCGTGTTTACACTATAACCGCCAACAGAATAGGCGAGGAAAGGGGTCTGCGCTTTATAGGCAAGAGCACGATAGCATCACCCAGGGCCGAGGTGCTGGCCGTGGGGAGCGAGGATAAAGAAGAGGTCGCCGTCGTCGAGGTTGACCTTGAGCTTGCGAGGGACAAGCGGCTCAACGACATCAACGACATCTTCAGGGACAGACGACCTGAGTTCTACTCACTGTGA
- a CDS encoding multidrug transporter, with protein MMARKRRYILLIAPVAIALVIGLVVNAEMFPADYSYQKGLFGPHNVQAELLPANSHIRGQIIAKNPFSAYVVVSKSGYFEDVNGDNVVLSWENVTEVDLDFNVPSGNYYLVIKNGNVSQEIEMRFKADG; from the coding sequence ATGATGGCGAGAAAAAGGAGGTACATCCTTTTGATTGCACCCGTTGCGATTGCCCTCGTGATTGGGCTAGTGGTTAATGCCGAGATGTTCCCGGCTGACTATTCCTATCAGAAGGGACTCTTCGGGCCCCATAACGTCCAGGCCGAGCTTCTTCCGGCGAATTCCCATATACGAGGCCAGATAATAGCCAAGAATCCGTTTTCGGCCTATGTGGTCGTCTCAAAGTCCGGCTACTTTGAGGACGTTAACGGGGACAACGTCGTTCTCAGCTGGGAAAACGTCACGGAGGTTGACCTTGATTTCAACGTCCCCTCTGGGAACTACTATCTCGTAATCAAAAACGGCAACGTTAGCCAGGAAATAGAGATGAGGTTCAAAGCGGACGGCTGA
- a CDS encoding class I SAM-dependent methyltransferase → MSLVDLYRYINWRMNPGDKRARERFEKIEEFFRSIAGELPSKARVLDICAGTGIAGVALAKVTSAKLLTLLDARKEDLDLAREWLKLAGVKPELKLVQGDAREVWKLVEEHDVAVLWGFTMPHFDPFDAVRLFAGVALALSDDGVFLVEDTDRVYWVMYRAGYRKFLVEGRREGYTIASMHEGYDFVRGTFRRGYYILPGFKKITDVDFHYWDISTQLAIGRVFFREAKLVPGESRGVENVRGVLYFKKPRKDIARLVLEDFSRPL, encoded by the coding sequence ATGTCCCTGGTGGACCTCTACCGCTACATCAACTGGCGGATGAACCCGGGGGACAAAAGAGCGAGGGAAAGATTCGAAAAGATAGAGGAGTTCTTCAGGAGCATAGCAGGCGAGCTGCCGTCAAAAGCTCGGGTTCTGGACATATGCGCGGGAACAGGAATAGCGGGCGTTGCCCTCGCAAAGGTAACCAGCGCCAAACTCCTAACCCTCCTCGATGCCAGAAAAGAGGACCTCGACCTGGCGAGGGAGTGGCTTAAGTTGGCCGGGGTAAAGCCCGAACTGAAACTGGTTCAGGGCGATGCCAGGGAAGTTTGGAAGTTGGTGGAGGAGCACGACGTTGCCGTGCTGTGGGGCTTTACCATGCCCCACTTCGACCCCTTCGACGCGGTCAGGCTGTTCGCTGGAGTTGCCCTTGCGCTCAGCGACGATGGTGTTTTCCTGGTAGAGGACACGGACAGGGTTTACTGGGTAATGTACCGCGCTGGCTACCGGAAGTTCCTGGTGGAGGGCAGGAGGGAAGGGTACACCATCGCCTCCATGCACGAGGGCTACGACTTCGTCAGGGGGACGTTCAGAAGGGGCTACTACATCCTTCCGGGGTTCAAAAAGATAACCGACGTCGATTTTCATTACTGGGACATCTCAACACAGCTTGCAATCGGGAGGGTCTTCTTCAGAGAGGCAAAACTCGTACCCGGCGAGAGCAGAGGCGTCGAAAATGTCCGGGGTGTGCTGTACTTCAAAAAGCCAAGAAAGGACATCGCCAGGCTTGTGCTGGAGGACTTCAGCCGTCCGCTTTGA
- a CDS encoding sigma-70 region 4 domain-containing protein, whose product MLRLPEGMERVWLMRAKGMREVEIAEALGISRQAVNKALKDARVKLFEAFFGLAEVFSWGIVRVNVEKGFMVARGKCFDKRVRVYAFYFPGKGIKAFFGEGLPDYVLEHAVKIGIIERPDKEELITALET is encoded by the coding sequence ATGCTTAGACTTCCGGAGGGCATGGAGAGGGTCTGGCTGATGAGGGCCAAGGGAATGCGCGAGGTCGAGATAGCTGAGGCCCTCGGCATCTCCCGCCAGGCAGTAAACAAGGCTCTAAAGGACGCACGGGTAAAACTGTTTGAGGCCTTCTTTGGTCTGGCTGAAGTTTTCTCTTGGGGAATAGTGAGAGTTAACGTCGAAAAGGGTTTCATGGTTGCCAGGGGGAAATGTTTTGATAAACGTGTCCGTGTCTATGCCTTTTATTTCCCGGGTAAGGGGATAAAGGCCTTCTTCGGTGAAGGACTTCCAGATTACGTGCTTGAGCATGCCGTTAAGATTGGGATAATCGAGAGGCCCGATAAAGAGGAGCTGATAACGGCTCTCGAAACCTAG
- a CDS encoding PadR family transcriptional regulator → MLMDRKEKALKKLRKDLRSGLYSYLVLLLLEREKELHGYAIRKRLEELSDGRIVPSEGALYDILKSLKKTGLVGDTWAEVGGRPRKYYSLTKLGREVLSELKMEIGAIMETLERMEGE, encoded by the coding sequence GTGCTAATGGACAGGAAGGAGAAAGCCCTCAAAAAGCTGAGAAAAGACCTTCGCTCCGGGCTCTACTCCTACCTAGTGCTCCTGCTCCTGGAGAGGGAGAAGGAGCTCCACGGCTACGCAATACGAAAAAGACTTGAGGAGCTCAGCGACGGCAGAATCGTGCCCAGTGAGGGCGCTCTGTACGACATCCTCAAGAGCCTGAAGAAGACCGGCCTGGTGGGGGACACCTGGGCAGAAGTCGGGGGAAGGCCGCGGAAGTACTATTCCCTGACGAAGCTGGGCAGAGAAGTCCTGAGCGAGCTGAAGATGGAGATAGGGGCGATAATGGAGACTCTGGAGAGGATGGAGGGAGAGTAG
- a CDS encoding YhfC family glutamic-type intramembrane protease, whose amino-acid sequence MYLLPFPILGGLLAWATLYFMGFEKQRWGEFVLGLAAFFIAMIIQNPVQQLPLLGMGIKSNADVIARGTVFVIGVSVWVGLIAGIVQEGAKYLLVKGKSLNTGLFMGLGFGITEVFVIAGAALAGALATGKPLDVPLSTALLSMVERYFVVLFHVGTGIYLAYAYREGYGKTGLLAMIGIHTVIDSLAAYYQLTKSEPVMYTVEFITALAALGLLYYMIPKAKVELPKEEEALW is encoded by the coding sequence ATGTACCTCCTTCCGTTCCCCATACTCGGCGGGCTGCTGGCGTGGGCAACGCTCTACTTCATGGGCTTCGAAAAGCAGAGATGGGGGGAGTTCGTCCTCGGCTTGGCCGCGTTTTTCATTGCAATGATAATCCAGAACCCCGTCCAGCAGCTCCCGCTCTTGGGAATGGGGATAAAGTCCAACGCCGACGTCATAGCCAGGGGAACAGTCTTTGTCATAGGTGTTTCGGTATGGGTCGGGCTTATCGCGGGTATAGTCCAGGAGGGGGCAAAGTACCTTCTGGTGAAGGGGAAGAGCCTGAACACAGGCCTGTTTATGGGGCTGGGTTTTGGAATAACGGAGGTCTTCGTTATAGCCGGCGCAGCCCTCGCCGGGGCTCTGGCAACGGGAAAACCGCTCGACGTACCGCTAAGCACGGCACTCCTTTCGATGGTGGAGCGGTACTTCGTCGTTCTGTTCCACGTCGGAACCGGAATATACCTCGCGTACGCCTACAGGGAGGGCTATGGGAAGACGGGCCTTCTGGCGATGATAGGAATCCACACGGTCATCGATTCCCTGGCGGCGTACTATCAGCTCACGAAGAGCGAGCCGGTCATGTACACGGTAGAGTTTATAACCGCCCTCGCCGCACTGGGACTGCTGTACTACATGATTCCAAAGGCAAAGGTGGAACTTCCGAAGGAAGAGGAAGCCCTGTGGTGA
- a CDS encoding heavy metal-binding domain-containing protein gives MGDVLITTTENIPGYRVVEVKGLARGGIVRATHVGRDIMAFFKNLKGGEVQEYTQMLAEAREEALRRMKLHAEDMGANAVIGVRFMTSAVASGMAEIYAYGTAVVVERIEEE, from the coding sequence ATGGGCGACGTACTCATAACGACCACCGAGAATATCCCCGGCTACCGCGTGGTTGAGGTGAAAGGCCTCGCCAGGGGCGGCATCGTCAGGGCAACCCACGTCGGGAGGGACATAATGGCCTTCTTCAAGAACCTGAAGGGCGGAGAGGTGCAGGAGTACACGCAGATGCTGGCAGAAGCGAGAGAAGAGGCGCTGAGGAGAATGAAGCTCCACGCGGAGGACATGGGCGCGAACGCCGTCATAGGAGTCCGCTTCATGACGTCCGCGGTTGCCTCGGGGATGGCCGAGATATACGCCTACGGCACGGCGGTGGTCGTTGAGAGGATCGAGGAGGAGTGA
- a CDS encoding YiiX/YebB-like N1pC/P60 family cysteine hydrolase — MKGKLGIIVGLLVVLAMAAPVSALTGSGGNYWHPYPTNVIPGDIVIGHGQKSDFFIPGYWTHTGIVAYYDPYYGDWVVIEAWESGIRMVLLSDFLSRYDAVAVLRVATSDYVRQNAVYFAYQQLGKPYDWGWWTKQVYGDSYYCSELVWAAYIAAGGPDIDANPGWTWTYLNGVAPQEVYDDDDTYVIYYHSV; from the coding sequence ATGAAGGGAAAGCTGGGCATAATCGTTGGACTGCTGGTTGTGCTGGCCATGGCAGCGCCCGTCTCTGCCCTTACAGGGAGCGGAGGAAACTACTGGCACCCCTATCCTACCAACGTGATACCCGGGGACATCGTCATAGGACACGGACAGAAGAGCGACTTCTTCATACCGGGGTACTGGACGCACACCGGAATCGTGGCGTATTATGACCCCTATTACGGCGATTGGGTCGTTATTGAGGCCTGGGAATCAGGGATAAGGATGGTTCTGCTCTCGGACTTCCTCAGCAGGTACGACGCCGTTGCGGTTCTACGCGTTGCCACCAGCGATTACGTGAGGCAGAACGCCGTCTACTTCGCATACCAGCAGCTGGGCAAGCCCTACGACTGGGGCTGGTGGACGAAGCAGGTGTACGGGGACAGCTACTACTGCTCCGAGCTCGTCTGGGCAGCATACATAGCCGCGGGCGGGCCGGACATAGACGCAAACCCCGGCTGGACGTGGACCTACCTGAACGGCGTCGCGCCGCAGGAGGTCTACGACGACGATGACACCTACGTGATATACTACCACTCTGTCTGA